The following coding sequences lie in one Primulina huaijiensis isolate GDHJ02 chromosome 2, ASM1229523v2, whole genome shotgun sequence genomic window:
- the LOC140957109 gene encoding uncharacterized protein, with amino-acid sequence MDFLGEYKSAKCMERPTSDPTIAESPTRWLPPPSEFLRLDVDASYSTNLNTYAIRGAVRDHQGKLICAFGNKIKQPLSVTHGELIALYEALKTLYDKNCQGVHVTSDFLLAVLAVNKPHEDFGYMGTIATEIGELTKGPMVSHLFHIKRSANVVAHALTKFSISSPTPLFWVSGDFLFWLDKLVTDDL; translated from the coding sequence ATGGACTTCCTAGGTGAATATAAAAGTGCGAAATGCATGGAAAGGCCGACTTCAGACCCAACCATTGCAGAATCACCGACGAGATGGCTACCTCCTCCTTCGGAATTTCTTCGTCTGGATGTGGATGCTTCTTATAGCACAAATCTGAATACATACGCAATTCGAGGAGCTGTGAGAGACCACCAAGGAAAGCTGATATGTGCTTTTGGAAATAAAATCAAGCAACCCTTATCTGTCACACATGGAGAACTGATAGCATTATACGAAGCGCTAAAGACTCTATATGATAAAAATTGTCAAGGAGTCCACGTCACGTCAGATTTTCTACTGGCGGTGCTAGCAGTCAACAAGCCACATGAGGACTTTGGATACATGGGAACCATTGCGACAGAGATCGGAGAGTTGACGAAGGGCCCTATGGTATCGCATTTATTTCATATCAAACGATCGGCTAACGTGGTAGCACATGCTCtcacaaaattttctatttcatCTCCTACACCTTTATTTTGGGTGTCGGGGGATTTTCTATTCTGGCTTGACAAACTTGTAACCGATGACCTTTGA